A single window of Drosophila suzukii chromosome 3, CBGP_Dsuzu_IsoJpt1.0, whole genome shotgun sequence DNA harbors:
- the LOC108018823 gene encoding pupal cuticle protein G1A — MFRFIAICALATIAAAAPGFIEEHHVAVAPVVAKVGAVVHSAPVATSHQSFTQFHNQAVLTPVVKHVVPAVPVIKTVAPVVPVVKTVYPVAPVVKHVAPIVPVVKHVAPVVPVVKTVPVVHHQTYVAPAVHHVAAVPVVKALPHAVSHQSHTQVHHQKTFVTPVVAPLIKTVAVAAAPLTHVYHH, encoded by the exons ATGTTCCGCTTC ATTGCCATCTGTGCCCTGGCCACCATTGCCGCCGCCGCCCCGGGATTCATTGAGGAGCACCATGTGGCCGTCGCCCCCGTTGTGGCCAAAGTGGGTGCTGTGGTGCACAGTGCTCCTGTGGCCACTTCTCACCAGAGCTTCACCCAGTTCCACAACCAGGCGGTACTCACTCCCGTGGTGAAGCATGTGGTGCCAGCTGTTCCCGTGATCAAGACTGTGGCCCCAGTGGTTCCTGTTGTCAAGACTGTTTATCCCGTGGCTCCCGTGGTCAAGCATGTGGCCCCCATTGTTCCCGTCGTGAAGCATGTTGCTCCAGTGGTGCCTGTGGTCAAGACCGTTCCCGTGGTGCACCACCAGACCTATGTGGCTCCCGCTGTCCACCATGTGGCCGCCGTTCCCGTCGTGAAGGCCCTGCCCCATGCCGTCTCCCACCAGAGCCACACCCAGGTCCACCACCAGAAGACCTTCGTCACCCCTGTGGTGGCTCCTCTGATCAAGACTGTCGCCGTGGCCGCTGCCCCATTGACCCATGTCTACCACCATTAG
- the LOC108018824 gene encoding uncharacterized protein isoform X1, which translates to MSSSSRREMWVPSPTIMLHQLQSAEEEADEPAVDFHENCNRAWRAQYNHPATASVGIGYEFVNSPSRCISSSQDDDAENRMRGNSSSSTNRLVRTLEIPPIGYHPYSFGSEDENQMQHLV; encoded by the coding sequence ATGTCGAGCAGCAGTCGTCGCGAAATGTGGGTGCCCAGTCCGACGATAATGTTGCACCAGCTGCAATCCGCGGAGGAGGAGGCCGACGAGCCGGCCGTGGATTTCCACGAGAACTGCAACCGGGCGTGGCGGGCACAGTACAATCACCCTGCGACGGCCAGCGTGGGAATTGGGTACGAGTTCGTCAACTCACCCAGCCGGTGCATCAGCTCCTCCCAGGACGACGATGCGGAGAATCGCATGCGTGGTAATTCTTCTTCCAGCACCAATCGACTGGTGCGCACTCTGGAGATCCCCCCGATCGGATACCATCCCTACAGTTTTGGGTCGGAGGACGAGAACCAGATGCAGCACCTGGTGTAA
- the LOC108018824 gene encoding uncharacterized protein isoform X2 — MSSSSRREMWVPSPTIMLHQLQSAEEEADEPAVDFHENCNRAWRAQYNHPATASVGIGYEFVNSPSRCISSSQDDDAENRMRGFTYLTHRCRI; from the exons ATGTCGAGCAGCAGTCGTCGCGAAATGTGGGTGCCCAGTCCGACGATAATGTTGCACCAGCTGCAATCCGCGGAGGAGGAGGCCGACGAGCCGGCCGTGGATTTCCACGAGAACTGCAACCGGGCGTGGCGGGCACAGTACAATCACCCTGCGACGGCCAGCGTGGGAATTGGGTACGAGTTCGTCAACTCACCCAGCCGGTGCATCAGCTCCTCCCAGGACGACGATGCGGAGAATCGCATGCGTG GATTTACGTACCTGACCCACCGCTGTCGCATCTGA